The genomic stretch GCCCGGTGTAACATGAACCACTGTCCCGGCCGGCGCACGGTGGACGTGTCCCGGCCGAGGCCCGGCCCGGTCGCGACACGGTGTACCGTGAATCAtcctttaattatttgttgaaaaatttatcaattttgctGTTGAATGAGTTAATAGAAATGGTAGAAAATgagataactaaaaataaacgacAATGGGTAAGAAAATGGATTGACGATAGAAACGAAACTGGTGGCTCTGCTTTGTTGCTGAAGCAATTGCAATTTGAAGATCCTGCGGAGTACAAACTGGCTATCAGGATGTCACCACAGAGTTTTGACGAATTGCTGTCAATGATATCGAGCTCTATTCAACGACATGATACATTCATGAGAAAAGCTTTACCAGCCGACATTTTTGGCTTCAGGAATGTACTATCGGTTCCTTAGTCACTTTTATCGTGTCTCAAAACTAGCAATTTCTCAATTAATACCAGAAGTGTGTTGGGCAATATATACGGCACTAAAAACACATATTAAGgtaagaaattttttattattaaattattagaaaatgtTGTATTTCTTACAACATCAAAATAGTATTAAGAATTTTCATAGGCACGCATAATCGTGTTAACAGCAGTGTTATTTTCACTTTCAGCTTCTTCGTTGTGCTGTAATTCAAAACTGAGGGTGTAATTATAACCTGCCTGGGGTTTACAAATGTGGGGTTCGTTGATCGATCGGAAGCATGAAATCCTAAAGAGCTGTTGCTAGTGGCAGGCTCGGCAACCTCTGGCGGGTAAAATGTTATGGTGTTGTCGCTTGATGCAGTCATTGGGTTGGGCTCCAGGGAGTAAAATCCCATGCTACTTGTGCTGCTTGTTGTTGTGTAGACTAGGGATAAAATAGTTAGGGGATGAAGATTGTGCATTTTCTGTATACTTCTTTTGTTGTATATCAGCCAATCTAGCTttggataatattttttggatCTCTTCTTGTGCAATAACATATTGTTCTTCAGACAGTTTTTTTAGTTGAGCCGCCACATGTTTACCGAAAATATCAGCGTCAGACTCTTCTTCAGATGGTGACATATTAACATCATTTGACATACTTTTTAAGTCCTTTATCATGGCGGCCATCTGAGATATTTTGGAGCGTTTTGATCGCGGAGGCCCAGAATGTCGAACTGGCGTCTGGATGGCTTGAGTTGGCGTTTCAGTagaattatcattattttcagTAGATCTTGATACATTTTCAGCTCCGTCACCAACACCCTCAGCTTCACCCAACTCAGCGTCATCGTTGCTGGTTCCTGAGTTATCCtgttaatgagaataaaatgtaatgtttaataaatcacTAGTTGATGATAATACGTTAGGTAATTAGTAAAAACGTAAacgtaaaaaagtaaaaacgatttaggttgtaatttttttttgtttacagatTCCAGAACGAGAAGAAGAATGGAAAATTATTGAAGACGGTTTCAATACCAAGTGGAATTTCCCTTCATGTTATGGAGCAATCGATGGGAagcatattataattaaagctCCTCCAAATAGTGGAagtgaattttataattataaaaaaaccaacAGTACAGTATTGTTAGCACTTGTAGACCACGACTATTGTTTTTCATATATAGACGTTGGAGCGAATGGAAACGCCTTTGATGGAGGTGTTTTCAAAAATTCCTCATTATATCGTCGGTTGGAAGATCGTCGGTTGGATTGCTTCCTACAAATAGAGTAATAGTTGGTGATGCAGCATTTCCACTGAagaattatttactaaaaccCTATCCAGGTACGCAGCTAAGTACTGCCGAAAAAGTCTTTAACTACAGGTTGTCGCGTGCAAGGCGCATAAGTGAAAATCTTTTGGTATACTGGTTTCTAGGTTCGAAAAAGCAATTCCAACCCATTTGGACACAGTTGATGCTATTGTCTGTGCAGCCTGTGCCCTGCATAATTGGTTGCGAAAGCGTTCAAGTTCCTACATAACATCTACTTGTGTAGACAGAGAGGACAATGATTGACAAATAATAGAAGGAACATGGAGATCGGAAATAAATCCACTACCAAGCATTTCAGAACAACAAAGAGCCAACCATTCCATGACTGCTAAAGAAAAAAGAGACCTATATAGGAACTTCTTTATGACTGCTGGAAGTGTGCCATGGCAATTGGATagaattcattaattttgtatagGTACCTAGgatggaaataaaataaataagttacaataaatacttaccattgtttttctttttacaatagcattttttataaagccgTCCAGTTCTTGAAACCACTTGACTTTTGGGACATATACGTTCCCACTAGCGCCAGATTTGGtggatttttgtatcttgTCGAGCTCTAAATAATATGTAGCCCTTAtggctttaattttattttttacttcagtAGAAGTGAGCCCTTCGATTTGCATTTGTTGAGCCATATTTTGCAACGCTGTTGACCGCATTTCTTTATTGCGGTAATTTAGGGATTTAATATCCCAAAGGCACTCGTTTTCGCCATATAATTGCACCAATTTTAAGGTTTCGCCTTCGCTAAGCTTCATTTTATCGCCAGCGAAAAAAACGTGGTCACTCTACAACGCAGCGGCAGTGACTAACCACGCACTGACTTGTCTGTTTACACGGGGTTTATTTGGCTGGCGCGGGGGTGCGCGGGTGGCGGGGGCGCcaactgactttaaaatattcgtgtccgaatattcaagtcagcgctgacttcaagccactgtactgacttcaaatcagtttacactgggtttttttcgggtcagcactgacttgcctcgaatttgtagtcagttactgaccctgtgtaaatcatCTCTCACAGAAGTATAGAAGTCAGTCAAAACGCGCTGTCAAAGATGTCAAACTCCATACAGAAATAATAGTAGTGAAAGTATATTTAAGTGTAATTGACGTTCTAGAATACGTGTCAACAACGTCTTCTTGACTATActctattaaaaacaaatgaaatatttttaatactaaatacacACGCATCAGTATTGCTAGTGtgtttactaaataatattaatataccaaGAGAACTATGAAcgtatacaaattatatatttcgcGATTTTTTGACAGAAACATAATACGGATTAAATTTAACTGCGAAGTTTATAATAGGGCCATGTGGTTAACCGCAGcagttaataattaacacgTGATAAGCATAATCCTTGCGGTTATAAATAGTGGCCATATTAATAGGTATTTGTTCCCCGCGACTTGATATATGTCGCACGGTCCCGTGTATATCTTACAAATTATAGCATATCTATAAAATCACATACAAAAACTTCATAAAGAACCCACAGATAAAACAATCCAACACAAAGGAATCCAAGTATGACGGAAATGACCATAAACAAGTCAGAAATTGAATGTTGTCTATGATGACATCGACTCTATTTTTCACCTGTAATCTTCCCGATCTGCGGTCAAGGACatatttgatttgaatttcgaatttgGAAGTTGGGGGAATCTAAATTCAGTTGAACGACCGACAAACAAATTCGTTCAGTTTGATAACATCTTCGTCTTGCACGTGTCAATTGTTATTGATAGAACACATTTATACACTGTCCATCATTGTCGATTTGTCCTTATAgtgtacatatttaaaatattctgatATTCTGACACAGCTCCTGACTATCACAAAATGGATGAATATAATGAATTACATTCCAAAGATGCTCTATGCGTAAAAGCAGGTGTTTCCTAGTTCAGCTTAAATCAAGGCCCAAAAAAGGTTAATCCAATTAAAGACACACTCACACTCCCGAGTTTTAACACACACTTATATGGCGTATCAATTCCTTTTagagttatttatttgttgataATCCACAGACACTTTAAAAAAGCAagataatattgaaattaaattaaaatattacaccATATAAACGATACAAAGGATTACACCATATAAACGACGAACATTATGTACTAACAACAATGTTCTAATAATTTGCTTATTGAGGTGTGTGTAGGAATAtgaaatgtgtgtgtgtgtgtttttcgGTGatcttaaatattgttttttcccTTCGAAAACACGCATTATGATAACATGGTACATATTATAcctgtaagtattttttatattataatactttgAGCAAAGTTGCaccaaaatatatatgaaacagcTCAGTGTGACGAGTTCTataatctaaattatttaaaacgacTCGTTGTAATTACGAATGATAAGTTAAACATGCATTTTACCTCAGTTAAAAGCCTAGACGGCTAATAGTCTGGCCATCCTTACGAACCTAGGTCGttatttaatctaatatttaattaaactcatttttatacttataatctTCTATATAATTGTGCATTTTAGTTCTTCAACAACTATCTTATGTTTCTGCCTATGTATCAGCTTctaatctttatatatgtcaccgtaaaattgtaaacaccgttagattgtaatctatctcgcgagattataaactgtcgaaagattgtgaacctcaacgaactgcttacaatttaacgtattattattcggtagttatatgaaattgttggaaagtaaaattaatctgtaattgactaaagaagtttgaatgataactaagttagtgtagtacaatctaccgaataataatacgttaaattgtaagcagtaagctgaggttcacaatctttcgacagtttataatctcgcgagatagattacaatctaacggtttctacaattttacgttaagatatataaataaccaAGTATTTCATATCATATACGGTATTAATATGCTTTTTGGTTTATGATGTCTTTCAATATGGTTCACATCACAATACTTAATCttgtaattttgaattaataaataataataataaatcgtttatttgccaaGATAGTGGTATAATTAGATCGATCAACTACAAAAATCCGCACAGCCAGccaaataggcatgcaaatgtcgtattaatttttacaatgcCATATTATAAGAACATATGTCtatgtataattgtatataataacataatgtTACGTACATTATGTATACGTACAGTACAGATATTGGTGTTAAGAAATTAACTAATACTCCAGTTCAAACTTCGAACGACCAAGTTATTAACGAAAAATGgtaataatttcaaatcaaGATGGCGAGTTTTATcgttatattgcattttaagtaataccgacacccatggacactcaatgtcACAaggttcgcgagtgcgttgcctttaagaattgatacgctcttgaaggactcaagccgaattggttcggaaatacttctgtgagCTGGTTGCATAGTGTTGTGTCGTCTCGTTTCTGAACCGTAGGTACTTGACTCGCTGCAATTGGCTATGGGGCGTTTCATTTATTCTGAggactttaaaaatttactggaATCACTTATTGAgtttctttaggcgcgttatgaataattgatgagagtgaaatttgacgatgcgcgcgcaccatgacacaaaattaacagaatgaagttgcccacggaagatgctacggcattggacatgatttaaaaacaacattcgaatcataatagaatttatgttacacttaatgtaagagaataataataaatatttatttatttaatttttcaaatgtaaactgaactttattgactataatgataatatataactccttttccagtctttgattatttaattgtaattaattatttgcatgcaatcaaaaactatttttaataatgccaaagaagtataacttcttacgcgcgtacataagtacacgcacccttttttattagaGTGTAGAGATTACTTGTGATGTCATCAGTCATtaggtaaataaaacatataaacaaaaagaatCTTGCGTTTCATTCTGTCTGTATTTTTAGCGCTGTGGTGGAAAGAGAtaatgatacttaaattaagaCGGTGCATTAGtcgaaatttattaatatgtactaaTGAAAGTTGTCTATggacaataaaatacatataacggCTCTAGTCAGTTTTTCTTGAAGAATCGTCGAATTGCTTtggaaataattcaaatattgttCGTGAATTTACACTTTTCGTCTTGTTATCAAAATACTTGGCGGAAATGGAATTTATTGCTTGAACGAAATCAATTTGtaggttttaattatatgttaattttttatacatttgagTCAAATAAGTTCACCCAATTGAGGTTGATAATATCATGTTTCAAAAACAAATCGTCTGCTTGTaggaattaaaaacaaaaaattgtcaaaaaaataaaaaaaatatttttttagggtggacaccccttatcacttaggggttttaaagataaaggtagccgattctcagacttactaaatatgcataaaaaattcataagaatcggtcgagccgtttcgaaggagtatgggaacgaacattgtgacacgagaatttttaaataagatttttggGGACAACCTTGATTTTTATCATTACTGACTAGCCAAAGTATATATTGGTATTAAACGAAAAATAACATAAGATAAGCTGTTTATTTACAACCAGAGAGACaagataaaagaaaattaaaacgtaatataggttatcagaatataaaaaaatgtgtgcgtgtactatagtcgaatttttaattagacgaagtcaactgacgtttacggtgttgtcagtttttaatgaaaaaaaacatgaactgaacgcatcactattactttaaatatggcaacattattttacaaagtgacattagctataggtctaccagaatctgatggcaaaaaaaaaaattaaaaattagcgattttcatatggcaataaaagaaaaatttcatctgtcaactgaaatttcgaggaattgtttttggtttggcttcaaatttcctttaaaaagtgaTGAAAATGTCGAAGAAACCTCTTCGATCGCAAGCAAGacatattgttttcaatgtttatcaAAGAATACTTGATCAACAAGATGCAGAACATACACAATCATCGATATTGAGTCATGTGCAAGCGTTGACTGGTTAGTAGGAATGACACGTCTTGATACTTTGGTTTATGGGATTTTtcgtgtgtattatattatgtacttatactaAACTTTGGTTTATTTCAGGGGTTTCTTATACTACAAATAAACTTGGATAGAATTTAGATTTAGAATTGATCAGAAACAAGATAAATGAGTTTTACACTGTTTCTTTCTCTCAAATAGGGATCGATGAATAGCGAAAATCTTGTgaacatgtaataaaaattgaaaataagttCATAGAACAAGATCGGATAATTGAGATGCACGACGaaaggtttattataaatactgcgTTGAAGACTTTTTTATGGATGTGCAGTATTTGGAACCAATTTCaagttcttaattaataaactcatgAACAGAGTAATTGGAGAtttcatctaaatttcaaacCCCACATTCGccacattttcaaaaattatcattggataattttttatatattttgcatgTATCACACACAGAATCAGCCGctataaggaaaaaaaagtatcaaaacgttttactccAATTTCCCCGGTATTGCTAgcgtcaatttcttttttccctttttgccatcagatcctggtagacctatactgtcagttggcttcgtctaattaaaaatacgactataggtgtacacacgtaagaagtgaaacttctttatgaccttatttttcgaaaaattatctactatatgcaactttacagaaattggttaaataaagttaaattagataaagtttaacaaaaggcttttattatcatagacatgaatacaaatacagttatttcattttaccttattactgtactactttgtactactaagattattacaaaatttcattaattgtaatagaattattactatcatgtGATACGGATATGATgatatatacaacaaaaatagtaatattgtGGATGAAGATACATAAACTTCACATTCacttcatatatttaaaaacctatTTAAACTCTTGAACTTCGCTATGCACTTCTGCTTCCAAATATGACGTCAAAATTGGATTTGGCATTGACGTCTGACAGTTCTTCTATCCATGATGACATCCGATGTAAGAGGTTGTTGACCTTAGGGCTAATCTCAATATTGTTCCAGCTCTATTCCACTACAAAGACAATTGATATTCAATAAGAACGAGTAACTACTAGTAAGaatctaaattttaaaaaggaatgctTCTGTAACTTTCCATTGGTGGTGTATAAATCAACATCTGTTTTATTTGCATACAGAAGGTGGTCATAACAGAGAAtagctttaaatatattttgaattataaagagaaaacccttttataaattaaaacacttaTGTCTCATATCACCGTAAATGCATCGTGCACCGCATTTTATTGGTTAAGCAATTTCACAAAACATATTTGCTATAATCTGTATTCTTCGTATGTAACATTATAATCGTTcaaaaacgtgtttttttACTCTCTCTTAGCGTTTTTAATATACGTTTTTGGTTgtgttaatattaagttaagatttattttcattttttttgtattatattttttttgaagcaTAGGAAAATGGTGGCAaggaagaatttggaggaggccttcacATCGAAGGTCGTGtactaatgttaaatgaaTGATATGGACGTAATGGCATCCTAATTATGTAGTACTCGAATACAggctgtttttatttaattaaatttcttgaAGAATAAACAAATTACTATTACGAAGATGGGTTAATTGAAAAGTTTCTCGACTTTTTCAAAAGCTAGAGACGTTTTCAGTAGGCTGAAATGTGATTTATAAGCGTTTCAAGAGAGTAtttcagatattttaaaaataaacccttgaagAGATTTACGGCGTTTTCTATCCGATCCCCTAACTCGTAATAATACTAAGCAGTTACATATGTCTTATCATTAAATGTAAACCAGTTGTTTCAACTTCTCTTTCTGATGAGAGATCAAACAGCACGCTCGCCGTTGGAccttttgtttagttttaaatagtataattttttttaatagtatgaGCAGTAAGTTTTGTGCTTGTAAGTAGTTCTGAAATAAAGAAGTGTTGTCGAAATGGATTaggcgtgcgactctcatcactgAGGTCGGTAGGTTCGAACCTGTACTAATGACTATCTACATCATTACTACTATCATTGAACACTTCGTACTctgaaggaaaacatggtGATGAAACGAAGCCTGagggctgatcacctacttgcctattaaacgATATTGAAACTGATattgaaatctgaggccagacCTAAATGGTTCTGGcgccattttta from Pieris napi chromosome 15, ilPieNapi1.2, whole genome shotgun sequence encodes the following:
- the LOC125056822 gene encoding uncharacterized protein LOC125056822, whose translation is MKLSEGETLKLVQLYGENECLWDIKSLNYRNKEMRSTALQNMAQQMQIEGLTSTEVKNKIKAIRATYYLELDKIQKSTKSGASGNVYVPKVKWFQELDGFIKNAIVKRKTMDNSGTSNDDAELGEAEGVGDGAENVSRSTENNDNSTETPTQAIQTPVRHSGPPRSKRSKISQMAAMIKDLKSMSNDVNMSPSEEESDADIFGKHVAAQLKKLSEEQYVIAQEEIQKILSKARLADIQQKKYTENAQSSSPNYFIPSLHNNKQHK